In a single window of the Thamnophis elegans isolate rThaEle1 chromosome 8, rThaEle1.pri, whole genome shotgun sequence genome:
- the RNF138 gene encoding LOW QUALITY PROTEIN: E3 ubiquitin-protein ligase RNF138 (The sequence of the model RefSeq protein was modified relative to this genomic sequence to represent the inferred CDS: inserted 5 bases in 5 codons; deleted 3 bases in 2 codons) yields MIHTVLREARDDRGRLLKTPDLTDDKPKVLLTLHAEPRCLSKNRLPPPLGLGRRCGGLTAMKSGGVLTGLAPGRLEDPGPLPRPAMSPPVLVTEIPQFAVMXEEPATICFNEDDYXCPVCQDVFXTPVRISICQHIFCRKCFLMAMKEGGPHCPLCRGIVTRKEKARPNRALDVENNMKKLVGXCRCCEKQIRFSRMRQHYKSCKRYQDEYGVPSIIPNLDISQDSTGNSFGSDXSTSEMGENSNLHVPEEPASEQPTFKCPLCQESNFTRQTLLDHCNDKHLYQVDPANLQLDEETLFQNAVEESYQVNL; encoded by the exons ATGATCCATACCGTGCTAAGAGAAGCAAGGGACGACAGGGGTCGCCTTTTAAAAACGCCCGACCTTACCGATGATAAACCAAAAGTTCTTTTGACGTTACACGCAGAGCCTCGCTGTCTAAGTAAAAATCGGCTAC CACCGCCTCTTGGACTAGGCCGCCGCTGCGGCGGCCTAACAGCTATGAAGAGCGGTGGT GTTTTGACCGGTTTGGCCCCGGGGCGCCTTGAAGATCCCGGCCCACTCCCGAGGCCTGCGATGAGT CCCCCCGTTCTCGTGACAG AAATACCACAGTTTGCTGTCA ATGAGGAACCTGCCACAATTTGTTTCAATGAAGATGATT TATGTCCTGTCTGCCAAGATGTGT AAACACCTGTCAGAATTTCCATTTGTCAACATAT ATTTTGCAGGAAGTGTTTCTTAATGGCTATGAAAGAAGGTGGACCACATTGTCCATTATGTCGAGGCATTGTaaccagaaaagaaaaagcaCGTCCCAACAGAGCCTTAGATGTTGAAAATAACATGAAGAAATTGGTGG AGTGTAGATGCTGTGAAAAACAG ATTAGATTCTCTCGTATGAGACAGCATTATAAATCATGTAAGAGGTATCAAGATGAATATGGTGTTCCTTCTATAATTCCAAACTTAGACATATCTCAAGATTCAACAGGAAACAG TTTTGGGAGTG TCTCTACTTCGGAAATGGGAGAAAACTCTAATCTACATGTTCCTGAAGAACCTGCAAG TGAGCAGCCTACTTTCAAATGCCCTCTATGTCAAGAAAGTAACTTCACAAGGCAGACTCTATTGGATCATTGTAATGACAAGCATCTTTATCAAGTAGACCCAGCA AATCTTCAATTGGATGAAGAAACTTTGTTTCAAAATGCTGTTGAGGAATCTTATCAAGTGAACCTTTGA